The stretch of DNA ACCTTTCATTCGCAGTATTCTGAGAACGGATTTCTTTATGTGTTCAGCAACGTTGCGAAAGGCGAAACCGGCCATGTGAATCGTATTACACGATTTACGGTGTCACGGGACCCGGATGCGGAGGTCGCCTGTGATCCGGACACTGCACAGGTCATCATTGAATGGAAATCGATGGGGCATGACGGAGGTGATCTGGTGTTCGGACACGACGGCATGCTGTACATCACTTCCGGGGACGGGACATCTGATTCTGATCGCTGGTTGTCGGCTCAGGATTCGACCAATCTTCTGGGAGGAGTACTGCGCATTGATGTGGATCACCCGGCAGACGGGATGATGTATTCCGTTCCCCCCGACAATCCTTTTATTGATTTACCCGGGGCACGCGGCGAACTGTGGGCGATCGGGTTGCGCAATCCGTGGCGAATGTCGATCGATGAAGTCACCGGACAGATTTGGGTCGGTAACAACGGACAGGATTTGTGGGAGAGTGCTCATCTGATCCGGCGGGGAGAGAACTATGGCTGGAGCGTCTATGAAGGCAGCCATCCGTTTTATGCGCATCGGGAAATTGGTCCCGGAACACTGGTTGCTCCCACGTTTGAACATCACCACACCGAATCCCGCTCACTGACAGGTGGAGTTGTGTATTACGGTGATAAGCTTGCGGATCTCAACGGGGCATATACCTACGGCGACTATTCCACCGGGAAAATCTGGGCCGGCCGCCACGATGGAACGCAGGTGACCTATCATCAGGAGATCGCTGATACGACGTTCCAGATTGTCGGGTTTTCGAATTCACATCGGGGAGAACTGCTGGTCATTGACTATGTGGGACAGATCTATCGCCTGGAACCCAATCCGGCAGCTCTGAATCCTGAACAGAACCCCGTGTTTCCTGTTCGGCTCAGTGACACCGGGATCTTTGATTCCGTATCCCGTCACCGTGTGGCTGCAGGCGTTGTTCCCTATGACGTAATTTCTCCGGCCTGGAACGATGGAGCGACAGCTGAAAGATTCATCGCGTTGCCGGACGATCTGCAAATTGCCGGCAATGGGTCCGGTGGCTGGACCTTTCCTGATACGACCGTGGTGGTGGAAACTCTTTCTCGGGCGAGTCGTCGGATTGAAACCCGGATGCTTGTTAAGCAGCAGGGCGAATGGCTGGGGTATACATACCAGTGGAACGAACAGCAGAACGACGCCACGCTGGTACCGGCTGAGGGCAGGGACATACAGATTCACGATGAGTCCGGTGCACTGCAGGAGTGGCGGATTCCTGCACGGTCAGAATGTATGTCGTGTCACGGCCGCGCCGCGGGCTACATTTTAGGGCTGACTGAGCTGCAGCTGGATCGGAACTACAGATACGGTTCGCTTGAAGACAATCAGCTGCGGACACTGCACCATATGGGACTGGTCACCGGGGAGCCAACGCCCGTTGATCAGCGTACAAAACTGGTGAACCCGGGCGATCCGGCAGCGTCACTGGAATCCAGAGTGAAGTCGTATCTGCATACGAATTGTGCGGGGTGTCATGTGCAGGCAGGCGGAGGGAACGCTCGGATGGTCCTGGGGTATTCGACGGCGATGGACGGGATGGAGATTCTGTCCATGTTTCCTCAGCATTCGACGTTTGGACTGACCCGGCCTCGTATTGTCGCCCCGGGTGACCCGGATCAGTCTGTAATGCTGACACGACTGTCTCGCCGCGGTCGGGGTCAAATGCCGCCTCTGGTTTCAAAACGTGTCGATGACACGGCTGTCGAACTGTTGCGCGAGTGGATTACGTCTTTGAAGTCGACACGCAGATTCGTACGTGACTGGGCGGTCGCGGAATTACAGGGGGATTTGCCGGACATTCACAACGGACGTTCGCTCGAGCGCGGGAAGAAACTCTACAAGAGTTCAGGCTGCGGGCAATGTCACCGGATTGAAGATGAAATTGCCGGAATTGGTCCAAATCTTACCGATGTGGCGAAGCGACTGAAGCCGGAAGAGGTCCTGGAATCCATGATCTTACCGTCTGCAAAGATTGCCGAAAAATACGCGGCCACAATATTAGTGACCACCAGTGGTCAGGTTGTTGAGGGACGGATTCAGTCCGAAACAGATGATGAGATCGTGTTGCGGGGTCAGGAATCATTTTCTGATCTCAGAACGATCCTTAAGGCAAATGTCGAAGAGCGACTGTTGTCTCAGGTTTCCATGATGCCGAAAGGCAGTGTTAATCATCTGGAGCGTGAGGAAGTGCTGGATCTGCTGGCCTATGTGTTGACCGGTCGGGTTGAGGATCCGTCGGCAGCCGCTAAGTGATTTCAGGTGTGGACAGATCTTTTCATTGAAGGCAAATTTACAATTCGTAAAACGGGGATTTGAGCTTGAATCAGCGTCCGTATAAGGAAGAAGCACATCTCAAGGAGATGTGCTTCGTGTCGACCTGATTTGTGTGTGAGTACTATTGTCGCAACGAATTGCTTACCTGATACGCGCACTTTCGTTTAGTGTCGGACTACAGTTCGTCGGATGCGAACGACCAGTCGTTCAGAACCGGCGTATACTCGCAGATTTCACCGGCCTCGAAGTAGATATCGATTTCACGAGCGGCCGATTCTTCACTGTCGCTGCCGTGGATCATGTTCATCTGACGGCTGCACCCGTAGTCGCCCCGAATCGTACCGGGAGCCGCCTCCCGGCCGTTTGTGGCACCAATGATGTTTCTCATCACTGTTACGGCGTCGGAGCCCTGAACAATCATCGCCACAACCGGAGCCGCAGTGATGAATTCTTCAAGCTGAGGATAGAACGGCTTTTCGACGTGTTCCGCGTAGTGCTGCCGGCTGAGTTCCGGCGTCACTTTCAACATCTTCATGGCGATGAGACTCAGGCCTTTGTTTTCGATGCGGGAAATGATGGTCCCGATGAGCCGGCGATGAACGCCGTCGGGTTTGACAAGGATCAGGGTGCGCTGTGAAGACATGATATTGCTTTCGGGTCATCAATACTGATTGAAGCAGAGAAACAGGATGCCGGATACGTATGACAGGATCAGGCCGTGCCAATGATTCATTTGGTCGTGACACAACGAGTCACGGAATCACGGTGTAGCACGACATTGGTTTCGTCAGGTGAACGCAGATTTTGTGTGATCTTTCCTGGAAGCATATCCGGTCGTGATACCGGATATGACACACTATTCAGGCGGAAACAGGCTGCATCAGCTGGACGAATTCACGGAACAGGTAGTGGCTGTCATGAGGACCTGCTGAAGCTTCCGGGTGATACTGCACTCCGAAAGCCGCGTGTTCTTTGTGACGGATGCCTTCAACTGTATTGTCATTGAGATTGATATGAGTGACTTTCACACTGTCCGGAAGTGAATCAGCGTCCAGTGCGAATCCATGATTCTGGGATGTAATTTCCACTCGGCCGGTGGCCTGATTCATGACCGGTTGATTGGCACCTCGATGACCAAACTGGAGTTTGAAGGTCCTGCCGCCGCAGGCCAGACCCAGCAACTGGACTCCCAGACAAATACCGAAGAGAGGTTTTTTTCCAAGCAATTTTCGAATAGTAGTGATGGCGTAGTCCAGAGGTTCCGGATCACCAGGTCCGTTGGACAGGAATACTCCGTCCGGATTGAGCGCCAGTATTTCTTCGGCGGTGATACTGCCCGGGACGATGGTGGTTCGACAGCCACAGTCTGTCAGCCACCGGGGGATGTTCCATTTCATTCCGTAATCGACAGCGACGACGTGTGGGCCGTCATCGGTATCCGCAGAGGATATTAATCCGGCCGGTCGCCCGAGGTCGCTGAGTGGTGAAGTCCAGTTGACTGCAGATTTGGGCATGACCTTGCGTACCAGGTCTGCGCCAACGAGCCCCGGTCCTTCTCCGGCTTTTTGAACCAAGGACGCGTCGTCATGATCTTCTGTGGAGATGATGCCCTTCATGGCACCCTCAATACGAATTTGTTTCACAATCGCCCGGGTATCGATTCCCTGCAGACCGATGATGTTGTTTTTTTTGAGATAGGCGTCGAGGGTGCAGGTGGAGCGAAAGTTGCTGGGTTCTTCGCAGAGTTCCCGGACGATAAATCCGCGAAGAAAGAGTCCCCGGCTTTCCACATCGTCGTCATTAATGCCGTAGTTACCGATGAGTGGGTAGGTCATCGTCACGATTTGTCCGTTGTAGGACGGATCGGTGAGGATCTCCTGATAGCCTGTCATGCTGGTATTAAAGACGACTTCGCCGTGAATCTCACCGGATGCGCCGAATCCGATGCCGGTAAACACGGAGCCGTTTGCCAAAGCTAGTTTTGCGGGTTGAGCCATTATGAGCCGTCAGATGTCCAGGTAATTCGAAACAGCTTTTTACCACAGGACGTCAATCGGCTGAAGGATCCGGCCGAAACACGATCGGGATTCCGGGAAATAGGCACCATAAACGTGCCGAGTTGCAGAGGCCTGCGGTCTGTGTGAAGAGTAAAGATGACGGCAGGACCTGTGTTGACCACGTGACACCTGTGGCCGGTGCGGGTAGGCTGCAGCTCATGTTTGGATCACTGGACGGCAGACGAATTGTGGTGACAGGGGCATCGACCGGAATTGGCTCGGCGATTGCTCGAGAATGCGCTGCTGCAGGTGCAGATGTTGTAGTCAGTTATCGGACGTCACTGGACGAGGCGGAGGAAGTGGCTGAATGGATTCGGCGGCAGGGGCGGACCGCAGACGTGTTTGCCGTGGATCTGGCGGATATCGGATCCTGCGACGCTTTTGTGAGAGACTGCTGGAATTCCGGCCGGGTGGATGGTGTGGTGAACAATGCGGGAGCCGATCTGCTTACCGGAGATATGAAGAATGCGGACTATTTTGTGAAGCTCCGGACGTTGCTGGATGTGGACGTTCAGGGGACAGTACGACTGGGCAGAGCATTTGGTACGCGTCTGAAACAGCAGGGCAGCGGCTGTTTGCTGACGCTGGGCTGGGACCAGTCCGATCGCGGTATGGAGGGAGACAGCGGCGAATTGTTCTGCACTGCGAAAAATGCCATTATGGGATTCACCCGTTCTCTGGCAGTGAGTCTGGCACCTGAGGTTCGGGTCAACTGTATCGCACCTGGCTGGATTCAAACCGAGTGGGGCTCAGGTGCGAGTGATCTCTGGCAGCGCCGGGTATTGGATGAAACTCCGCTGAAACGCTGGGGACAGCCGCAGGATATTGCTTTCATGGCCAGGTTTTTGTTGAGCGAAGAAGCAGCATTTGTCACAGGACAGGTGATCAATGTGAATGGCGGAGCTGTTCGCTGATGCACGCGACCGGCCAGGGGGGCGTCTTGCAAACCGGCAGATCGTTCATGAGACACACTTTTGGGCGGCTGCGATCTCAGGCAGTCACAGTTTTAGCTGTCCGATACGCGACTGACAAACAATGAGAATTCAGAGCACGAGTATCCGGATACGTCACTGAAAACTGAACCGTTGAAAACTGAATCACTTAAAATCAAAAACGCAAAGTTTATCTTTGTTACCGGTCGGCTTGCCGAGCCGGGACTGCGTGAAGTCGTGACGCGACTGTCAGCAGAGCTGGGATTTGAATACGAAATTGCGGTACCCGGAATTCAGGTGGCGGCGCTGCTCCACACCAATTTACTTCGAAAACGTCTGACTGTTTCTGAAGACACGGATCTCGTCATTCTTCCCGGCTGGTGTCAGGGAGAACTGGCCGATCTGGAAAACGACTTTGGGATACCGTTTGAACGCGGTCCGAAAAATTTTCATGACCTGCCGGAGTATTTTGGTGTGGGGAAACGTAAAGACGTGGTACTGGATCGATACAGCATTGAAATCATTGCTGAGATCAATCATGCGACTCATAAGTCCGTTGAGGATGTGGTTCGTGAAGCACTGGAACTGAATACAGTCGGGGCCGATGTTATCGATGTGGGTTGTGTACCGGGGGAATCCAGTCAGCGGGTTGGCGAGATCGTTGGTGCATTGCGGGAGCGCGGACTGCGGGTATCCATCGACAGTTTCGATCGGGCTGAAGTGGAACAGGCGGTTACGGCCGGTGCAGAACTGATTCTCAGCTGCAATCACTCAAATATCGATTGGGTCAGTCAGCTCGATACCGAAGTTGTGGCCATACCTGATTCACCGTCAGACATGAATTCACTCGACCGGATTGTCGAGCGACTTAACCGAGACCATGTTCGGTTTCGACTTGATCCGATCATTGAGCCTGTTGGAGTGGGTTTTACCCGATCGCTGCGGCGGTACATGAATGTCCGTTCGCGGTATCCTGATGTGCCCATGATGATGGGAACAGGCAATGTTACGGAAATGACCGAGGTGGATTCGGCCGGAGTAAATATGATCCTGGCGGCGATCTGTGAGGAAATGCAGATTCACAGCGTACTGACGACTCAGGTCGTCAACTGGTGTCGTACATCAGTGTCGGAACTGAATGCAGCTCGAAGGATGACTCATCATTCCGTTGCCGGTCAGGTGGTTCCGAAGCACCTGGCGTCCGACCTGGTGATGTTGCGGGACCCGCGTGTGCGGGATGAATCCACCGAGTCACTGGCGGCACTTTCGGCAAGATTGACGGACGCCAACTTTCGTGTATTTGCTGAGTCCTGCGGAGTGCATCTGATGAATCGTGACGGTCACTGGCAGGGCCCCGATGCATTTGACGTCTTTTCGGCTGCGATGAATCAGGGACAGGTTCAGGTGGATGCGGGTCATGCGTTTTACCTGGGTTACGAACTGGCCCGCGCAGAACTCGCTCGGCATCTCGGCAAGGAATACGTTCAGGATGAGCCCATGAGCTGGGGGCTGCTGGGCGAATGGAAAGCATCATCAGCGGTTCACCAACAACACCGGTCGATTCAGCCAAAGGATGTCTGAACTCGTGACTGGTTCGATTCATATCGAGAAGATTCCGGCTCAACCGTCTGTGGAACGTATACTGAACGCGTTCCGGGACGAGTCGTTTTTGATTCTGCTGGACAGTGCGACCTCCGCGCGTTCGCATGACAGTCGGTACACATTTCTGACGGCCGATCCTGTTGATGTGGCGGTGATCCTCAATTGCAGTTTTGGTGATGATCCCTTTCGAAGACTTCGTGACTGGCAGGGGCAGATGGCGGTCTCCGGAGACAGTGAGCTGCCTCCGTTCCGTGGCGGCATCGCCGGATTGATGTCGTATGATCTGGGAAACGCGTTTGAGCGACTTCCTGGCATGGCACCGAACGGTTTCTCCACGCCCGTACTGGCGGCCGGTTTATTTGACTGGGCGATTGTCTGGGATCACCTGTTATCGACTGTGGCGTTTTATGTGATTCCTGTCGCTTCCGGAACAGCGGAAAAGCAGGCCGCGCGAGTCGAATGGATCAGACGGCGTCTGGATTCAGCGGGGCTCAGAGCAGATACGCCCGAAACCGGAGATACGGGCGCCGGGAATCCAGGGCGAGATTCAGGAAATGATGTATCCGGTCAGTCGGGTGGAGTGGTCGGGAGCAGTGACGTAACCTATCAGTCCAGCTTTTCAAGGTCGGAGTATCTGTCCGCGGTTCAGAAAGTTATTGACTACATTGCTGCCGGAGATATTTATCAGGTCAATCTTTCTCAGCAGTTAACGGCTCCATGGGCCGGATCCGGATCTGATTTGTATCAGCGTGTCAGGACTCATAATGCTGCCCCGTTTTGCGGTCTGTTTCAGACACCGGAATTCTCTGTTGTCAGTGCTTCTCCGGAACGATTTCTCAAGGTCCGTCAGGGGTGTCATGTCGAGACCCGGCCGATCAAGGGGACGCGTCGCCGGCAGCAGTCGCCGATTGCTGACCTGTATACGGCGGATGAACTGTCGACCAGTGAAAAGGACCGTGCTGAAAATGTGATGATTGTCGACCTGCTGCGAAACGATATTTCACGCGTGTGCGAAATCGGGTCGGTAGAAGTCACTGGTGTTTGTGAGATCGAGGTGTTTGAAACCGTGCAGCATCTGGTTTCAACAGTTGTGGGAAAATTACGACCCGACTGTGATATCTGGGATTTGTGCGCTGCCTGTTTTCCGGGTGGGTCGATCACCGGTGCGCCAAAGCTGCGGGCCATGGAAATTATTGCGGAACTGGAGCAGACCAGTCGGGGTGCCTACTGCGGAAGTCTGTTCTACTGTGGTCCGGATAATGACTTTGACAGCAGTATTCTGATTCGTACGTTCGTCTTAAGCAGCGGGCGAGTGGTATTTCCGGTTGGCGGCGGAGTTGTTGCTGACTCTGTACCTCAGGATGAATTTGACGAAACGCTGCACAAAGCGTCCGGGATGTTGCGGTCTCTTCGTTCTGAATGACGAGCAGTTGTCCGATTATGACGGTTGTTGCGGGGTAGGACCGGGGTGTTCGTTGCATTCTGTCTTCAGGTCGTTCGCTCCCCGTTTTCCGCGCATTCCGACCTGGGACACCCATGCTCAGAAAAATGTTTTCAAATGACCGGTCGAATCAGAATACGACCGGCAGTTCCTGCCGATAAACACTGAGTGTTACCGGGCACAGCTCAATTGTGTTGCGCGGCACAGAGGATGTCGGGAAACGTGTTTTTAGCAACAGGGTATCCCCATGCAGCGAATTCAATCATCGGTCTACGTTCTGGCCCTCATCACTTCCGGATCCGTGATGGCAGATCCCGGCTGGCTGGCAACATTCGAAGAGGCCGAACAGATTGCGGCTGATCAGAAGGTTCCGTTACTGATGCACTTTCACGCGCCCTGGTGCGGTCCCTGTCGGCAAATGGACAAATATCTGTTTTCGTCTTCTGTTGTCCGGCGAGCACTGAGAGAGGGACTGTCAGCAGTCAAAGTTGACATTACCAGACGTCCGGATCTTAAGGCACGATTTTCGGTGACCTCGATCCCTTGTGATGTAGTAGTGCATCCGGATGGGACGTATCGAACGCTGAGTGTTGGTATGGTCTCGGAGTCGTCCTATTTGTCGCTGCTTCGAAACGCGGCAGCACGTGGTCGAGTTATTGCAATGGGACTCATGCAGGGCTCAGATTCGAATCAAAGCGGAGATGCGGTACAGACCGTTGATTCTGTTCCACCGGTGTCGCCAACATCTGACCATGCGGAAATCATTGGACTGAGTGGCTATTGTCCGGTGATGCTGACCGGAAAAAAACAGTGGGTTCGTGGAAAGCAGGCACTTACGGAGCGATATCGGGGCGTACTCTACTACTTCAGCGACAGCACCCGACGTGACATGTTTCTAAAAAATTCGGCTCGTTATGCACCTCGGAATCTTGGCTGTGATCCTGTCATACTGATGCGGGAAAATCGTGCGGTGGCGGGCCGGATCCGATACGGAGTGTTTTTTGACGGAAATCTCTACCTGTGTCGTTCAGAGGACACTTTGAGCGAATTTCGTCAGCACCCTCTGCGGTACACAAGAATTCAACATGCTGTCAGGTCGTCAGAGTTAACCGGGCAGACGTTTCGATAGACGATTTCCGATTTATCAGTTCACGTTCGGTTCTAACGACGTTGCCCGGAATTGTGGCTGTTCTGCTGTCGAATTTGGTATTAACCCGTCTAAGAGCCGTAGATCAGCCGAACATTCTGCGGAGATCGATTGACACGGAAGCGATAAGCGTTAATACTGGGTGGAGTTGAAGTCGATTGTGGCTTCGATGAGGGTTGCCTAAACATTCAATCACACGGAACTGTTTGATTTGAATGCGTAATCCGCTACGAGTCTTCGCATAGTCTGGAACTTGTCTTTGATAGTTCCAACAGCTTATTTCGCCTTCTGCGAATCACCCATCGTGCTCGATCGGAAGAATTCATAGCTTGCAAAACCCGAAGGGGTGTTTGTGGTTTTGTGTTTGCAAGAGGGTTCCCAGGTTTTAGTCGTTTGGGATTTAGGTGAACTCCGGTGAGAGTGTCACCGGGTGCGTATTTGGTCGCTTGGCAGGCTGGATCGAGTTTATTTGTACGACTCGGTTTTTGCTTACGCAAATTGTCGTTGCCAAATGGGTATGCGTGGATGCACGAGTGTTGCTGCGGTGTCGTGCTGCCGTCACGGATGCAAATCATGATTCCTGATATTGATCAGCTGCTTTGCTGTGTTGATGTCTGAAGGGTCGCTGAGAGTTGCCGTGTTGCAGAATCGTCACTGATTTTTTGGCGAGGGGCCTGATTCGGCAGTCCCGAAAGGGAATGCTGACGGATTTCTCATTCCTGTTATTGCTACTGAGTCCAGTTATCGTTCAGAAGTACTGAATTTAGCGCTGGAAGAGGCGGGTGCTGCTGCCCTGTCTGTATTCCGAGTTCTCAGGTTATGTCTGCATTGCAGAGACTTGAGTCATGCTTCCGGCTACTAAACGGAAACCAGAGTCTATGCCAACGAGCAGTTCCCCCCGATCTGAAAGTAAAACGCGGGCGACCACGAGTAAACGTCGCAGCCGTGCCAAGACGGAGGATGATGTCGTGGAAGAATCAACTCAATCTGAAGAAGCATTCGGTGAGGGAGTGACCGGCGATGAGGCGGAAGAAACGCCGCGCCGTCGACGTACTTCGGGAAGGTCACGCCGAAAAGTTGAGATTGAGGACACCGATTTGGGTTCGGAAGGGTCCGATGAAACTCCGAAGATGTCAGAAAACGATTCGGAGGATGGTGGACGACGAGGGAATGATGTTGAGGGTGGGGATGATGCCTCAGAGGATAGCGGAGAGGCTCCTAAACGTCGCAGAAGGCGTCGACGCCGTCGTGGCGGAGGAGAAGGGGCACGTACAGAAAATAGTTCACGTGGCGGCGGGCGCCGTCGAGGCGGTGACGGGCGAGGCGGTGACGGGCGACGGGGTGACGGGCGTCGCGGAGACGGGCGTCGGGACAATCGACGCGGTGGACCTTCTCGTCGAGGTCGACAGGTGCAGTCCGGCGGTGAAGTCATCGAAGGGATCTTTGAGGGCGTTTTGGAACTGCATCCGAAAGGTTACGGTTTTCTGCGTGATCCCAAAAAAAATTATGCGGCAGAAGACTCCAATCCATTCGTGTCGAGTTCTGTTGTTGAGAAATTTGGTCTGAGAGCTGGCGTATTGCTGAAGGCCGACGTCGGACCTGGATCGCGAAACCAGGGTCCCAGAGTCCGTGAAGTTGAATCGATCGACGGAGTCACTCCGGACGAATACAAAGAGATAAAACTGTTCGATGATTTGACACCTGTCAATCCGTTCGAACATATTCGTCTGGAAACCGGCCCTCAGCCGGTGACCATGAGAGTTATGGATCTGCTCTGCCCCATTGGTAAGGGACAGCGAGCCCTGCTGGTTGCTCCACCACGCACCGGTAAGACGATGCTGCTTCAGGACATCGCTAACTCAGTCAGTGAGAACCATCCCGAAATCCATCTGATTGTATTGTTAATCGATGAACGTCCTGAAGAGGTTACTGAGATGCGACGGATGGTGAAGGGGCAGGTGGTTGCCTCTTCGCTTGATGAAGACGTGGAAAGTCATGTTCGTCTGAGTCAGCTGATCATGGAGCGCGCCAGACGCATGGCAGAGTCCGGCAAGGACGTGTTTATTCTGCTGGACAGTATTACTCGACTGGCACGTGCGTTTAATAAATGGAGTAACACGGGGCGAACAGGCTCCGGAGGTCTGGACATTCGTGCTCTGGACATTCCCAAGAAACTGTTCGGGACCGCTCGCCGGTTCGATGAAGGGGGATCGCTCACTGTCTGCGGAACGGCATTGATCGAAACCAACAATCGTATGGACGAGGCGATTTTCCAGGAGTTCAAAGGTACGGGGAACATGGAAATGGTACTCAGTCGGGATCTTGCGGACCGACGAATCTGGCCATCGATTGATGTGTCAAGGTCGGGTACTCGACGCGAAGAGAAGCTGCTGGAACCGGAGATGCTTGAGGGAATCACGATGCTGCGGCGAAGTCTGATTTCACTCACTCCCGTCGACGCCATGGAACAGATGACGAAGACGATGGAAAAGTTCCCTTCCAATAAGATTTTCCTGGAGAAGATTCGCCAGGTTCTCTGAAGCACTTACCCGGTTTGGGGCTGAATAGAACTCACAGCCACGGTTGTAAACCAATGCGATTTTGAGACTCCGCAGGGAGTCTGCCGGCCGTATGGTCTCAGCTTTCGTCGACCAGATTCCAGAATTCGTTTTCTGCAGAACCGTCAGAGGGAGGTTCTGCGTCGCTGCTGGAATTCACCCAATTGCGCAGTGCCTGAGAGTCTGTCAGGCACTGCTGACTTTCACATTCACCATCTGAATTCAGCCGGCTGTTGCAACTGCTGCAACGCAGGACGATTTCCTGGTGAGAAACATCGTCTTCATCCGGGTGACCTTGCTGGACCAGGCTGTTGAGTCCTGACGGTTCGCGTCCGGGGACCGATTCCGGATACTCGGCTGTCTCCGCAGATTGAGTCGAAGCGGAGTCATCCGCGGCCGGCGACTGGAACTCGGTCGAGTCTGGAGAATCCTGCAACTGGCTGGACAGGTTTTCCTGACGAATGAAATCTACTTCCACTGACCGTCCTGTGGTCAGTTCGCGGGCGGATACGTGAACCCGCGCCTGAGCGTCATAACTGATGGAAACTTCGACCTCGCTGCTTTTCGGCAGTCGGGGCGGCAGATTTGTGATCCGGCATTCACCCAGTTCGGTCGGTGGGTTTTCGGGGCCGGCACCGCTTTCCACGATGCGGATATGCACGGAGGTTTGGTTGTCAACAACGGTACCGAATGGACGTGTTCTGGAGACGGGTAACTGGGAATTAGGCGGTATGAAATAGTGCGGAACACGACGACCTGATTTTGCGTCACGAATCATGATGCCCAGAGATCGGGCATTGACGCTTTGTTGACTAATGTTTGAAAATTGTGACGACGCCTGAGAGCTAAAGACCGTGCGTGCATGCTTGGTGTTTGTCAGAAGCATACCCGCGTAATACGCGGCTCCGTGTGCAATGGATTGATCGGGTGAGAGTGTAGTGTTCAGCGTACGTTTGCTGAGTTTTTGCAGAACCGATTTGACCATCGGCATTCTGGAAGCGCCTCCGGTGGTCAGCAGCACATCGATGTGTGCCCAGCCAAGACCGTTGTCGGCAAGAATACGGCGGGTAATCAGAGCGGAACGCTGAAGCAGACTGCGACTGAGGTGTTCGAATTCCTGCTGCTCAATCTGGTAGGTCTGCCGACGGCCGGAGTGCTGAACCGTAATCGCCGTTCTGGGACGCACAGACAGACTGCGTTTTGCCTGTTCTGCTTCCAGTATCAGCGCCTGGTGACTTTCCGGATCCTGTCGAGGATCTTCCTTATATTCGCTAATGAACCGATCCGCCGCAGCATCAACGAGTATGGCAGTCCAGTCGAGTCCACCCAGTTCCAAGTCTCCATCGGAAGCAATGACCCGTAGCTGATTATTGGTATAGCTCACCACGGAAAGGTCAAGTGTTCCACCACCCAGGTCGAAAATCAGCAGCTGCTGGTCAATCGTCAGTTCGGTGAATGCCAGTCCTTCGCTGCCGAGTACATGGCAAAGTGCGGCAGCTACGGGTTCATTGATAATTTCAACTTTTTCGAGGCCGGCGGAATGCCCTGCCTGAATGGTCGCGTGCCGTTGTGCATCACTGAACT from Fuerstiella sp. encodes:
- the pabB gene encoding aminodeoxychorismate synthase component I, translating into MTGSIHIEKIPAQPSVERILNAFRDESFLILLDSATSARSHDSRYTFLTADPVDVAVILNCSFGDDPFRRLRDWQGQMAVSGDSELPPFRGGIAGLMSYDLGNAFERLPGMAPNGFSTPVLAAGLFDWAIVWDHLLSTVAFYVIPVASGTAEKQAARVEWIRRRLDSAGLRADTPETGDTGAGNPGRDSGNDVSGQSGGVVGSSDVTYQSSFSRSEYLSAVQKVIDYIAAGDIYQVNLSQQLTAPWAGSGSDLYQRVRTHNAAPFCGLFQTPEFSVVSASPERFLKVRQGCHVETRPIKGTRRRQQSPIADLYTADELSTSEKDRAENVMIVDLLRNDISRVCEIGSVEVTGVCEIEVFETVQHLVSTVVGKLRPDCDIWDLCAACFPGGSITGAPKLRAMEIIAELEQTSRGAYCGSLFYCGPDNDFDSSILIRTFVLSSGRVVFPVGGGVVADSVPQDEFDETLHKASGMLRSLRSE
- a CDS encoding thioredoxin family protein, with the protein product MQRIQSSVYVLALITSGSVMADPGWLATFEEAEQIAADQKVPLLMHFHAPWCGPCRQMDKYLFSSSVVRRALREGLSAVKVDITRRPDLKARFSVTSIPCDVVVHPDGTYRTLSVGMVSESSYLSLLRNAAARGRVIAMGLMQGSDSNQSGDAVQTVDSVPPVSPTSDHAEIIGLSGYCPVMLTGKKQWVRGKQALTERYRGVLYYFSDSTRRDMFLKNSARYAPRNLGCDPVILMRENRAVAGRIRYGVFFDGNLYLCRSEDTLSEFRQHPLRYTRIQHAVRSSELTGQTFR
- the rho gene encoding transcription termination factor Rho — encoded protein: MPTSSSPRSESKTRATTSKRRSRAKTEDDVVEESTQSEEAFGEGVTGDEAEETPRRRRTSGRSRRKVEIEDTDLGSEGSDETPKMSENDSEDGGRRGNDVEGGDDASEDSGEAPKRRRRRRRRRGGGEGARTENSSRGGGRRRGGDGRGGDGRRGDGRRGDGRRDNRRGGPSRRGRQVQSGGEVIEGIFEGVLELHPKGYGFLRDPKKNYAAEDSNPFVSSSVVEKFGLRAGVLLKADVGPGSRNQGPRVREVESIDGVTPDEYKEIKLFDDLTPVNPFEHIRLETGPQPVTMRVMDLLCPIGKGQRALLVAPPRTGKTMLLQDIANSVSENHPEIHLIVLLIDERPEEVTEMRRMVKGQVVASSLDEDVESHVRLSQLIMERARRMAESGKDVFILLDSITRLARAFNKWSNTGRTGSGGLDIRALDIPKKLFGTARRFDEGGSLTVCGTALIETNNRMDEAIFQEFKGTGNMEMVLSRDLADRRIWPSIDVSRSGTRREEKLLEPEMLEGITMLRRSLISLTPVDAMEQMTKTMEKFPSNKIFLEKIRQVL
- a CDS encoding Hsp70 family protein, with amino-acid sequence MSTKKTHAVGIDLGTTYSCIAQLNEHGQPVTIVNQEGELATPSVIFVDEDDIVVGTEALRNAIARPDQVIQNPKRHIGKNKKTWNIENTKFTPEFVSSQILQKLLSAASAKIGEISQAVITVPAQFSDAQRHATIQAGHSAGLEKVEIINEPVAAALCHVLGSEGLAFTELTIDQQLLIFDLGGGTLDLSVVSYTNNQLRVIASDGDLELGGLDWTAILVDAAADRFISEYKEDPRQDPESHQALILEAEQAKRSLSVRPRTAITVQHSGRRQTYQIEQQEFEHLSRSLLQRSALITRRILADNGLGWAHIDVLLTTGGASRMPMVKSVLQKLSKRTLNTTLSPDQSIAHGAAYYAGMLLTNTKHARTVFSSQASSQFSNISQQSVNARSLGIMIRDAKSGRRVPHYFIPPNSQLPVSRTRPFGTVVDNQTSVHIRIVESGAGPENPPTELGECRITNLPPRLPKSSEVEVSISYDAQARVHVSARELTTGRSVEVDFIRQENLSSQLQDSPDSTEFQSPAADDSASTQSAETAEYPESVPGREPSGLNSLVQQGHPDEDDVSHQEIVLRCSSCNSRLNSDGECESQQCLTDSQALRNWVNSSSDAEPPSDGSAENEFWNLVDES